One Hyphomicrobium album genomic window carries:
- a CDS encoding DUF2189 domain-containing protein, producing MVVASPAANASVDRLIVVRTIGAADLRDALTKGWADFQAMPTFALFLAILYPIIGLILFSFVFKSNLLQLVFPLTAGFSLIGPFAAVGLCELSRLREQGLGGEAMKLHRAPSLHSILTLGIVLMVIFFIWLGTAQAIYHLIFGSAVPVSIADFAHQVFTTSAGWTLIFVGCGVGFLFAVAVLTISVVSFPMLLDKHVDAATAVLTSVRAVLANPMTMAMWGLIVAAGLALGSLPCLVGLAVVLPVLGHSTWHLYRKVVE from the coding sequence ATGGTCGTCGCAAGCCCCGCCGCTAACGCGTCAGTCGATCGGCTGATTGTGGTCCGCACAATTGGTGCTGCGGACCTACGCGACGCTTTGACCAAGGGCTGGGCCGACTTTCAAGCGATGCCGACCTTCGCTTTGTTTCTCGCCATTCTGTACCCGATTATCGGTCTCATTCTATTCAGCTTCGTCTTCAAATCCAATTTGCTGCAGTTGGTCTTCCCGCTCACCGCCGGCTTCAGCCTCATCGGACCTTTTGCGGCTGTCGGCCTGTGTGAGCTGAGCCGCCTTCGCGAGCAGGGATTAGGCGGGGAGGCGATGAAGTTGCACCGCGCCCCGTCGCTGCACTCCATCCTGACACTCGGCATCGTGCTCATGGTGATCTTCTTCATCTGGTTGGGCACAGCGCAGGCCATCTACCATCTTATCTTCGGCAGCGCGGTGCCTGTCTCGATCGCGGACTTCGCCCACCAGGTGTTCACGACGTCTGCCGGCTGGACGCTCATCTTCGTTGGCTGCGGCGTCGGCTTTCTTTTTGCCGTCGCCGTGCTGACCATCAGCGTCGTGTCCTTCCCGATGCTATTGGACAAGCACGTCGATGCAGCGACGGCGGTTTTAACGTCCGTACGAGCTGTCCTTGCGAACCCGATGACGATGGCAATGTGGGGGCTCATCGTCGCCGCCGGTCTGGCGCTCGGCTCCCTGCCGTGCCTCGTCGGCCTCGCAGTCGTTCTTCCGGTGCTCGGTCATTCCACCTGGCATTTGTACCGTAAGGTCGTGGAATGA
- a CDS encoding cytochrome c oxidase subunit II, which produces MPVALILVLLALGSVLFHVMSPWWFSPLASNWGYMDSTIVITFWITGVVYVVILLFMAYCVLRFRHRKGVKAAYNPENKKLEWGLTIVTAVGVAAMLAPGLVVWNDFITVPKEATTIEVLGQQWMWNYRLPGKDGVLGTADTKTVSTENPLGLMPNDRHGDDDIVIVGDALHLPIGKPVKLSLRSIDVLHDYFVPQFRAKMDGVPGMTTYFWFIPTKVGTYEAMCAELCGTGHYTMRGAVVVEEEAAYQEWLKKQPTFKQVADRAAKRRGQSDLASGEKMPAFTK; this is translated from the coding sequence ATGCCTGTAGCTCTCATCCTGGTCCTGCTGGCCCTGGGCTCAGTGCTGTTTCACGTGATGAGCCCATGGTGGTTCTCCCCCCTTGCCTCAAACTGGGGCTACATGGATTCAACGATCGTCATCACGTTCTGGATCACCGGCGTGGTGTACGTCGTCATTCTTTTGTTCATGGCCTACTGCGTGCTCCGCTTCCGTCACCGCAAAGGTGTAAAGGCGGCCTACAATCCCGAAAACAAGAAGCTGGAATGGGGGCTCACGATCGTCACCGCCGTCGGCGTGGCGGCCATGTTGGCGCCTGGTCTGGTCGTGTGGAACGATTTCATTACGGTTCCGAAAGAAGCGACCACCATCGAGGTCCTTGGTCAGCAGTGGATGTGGAACTACCGCCTGCCTGGGAAAGACGGCGTGCTAGGCACAGCCGATACGAAGACAGTCAGCACTGAGAACCCCCTCGGGCTAATGCCGAATGATCGTCACGGCGACGACGACATCGTCATCGTGGGTGACGCTTTGCACCTGCCGATCGGTAAGCCCGTGAAGCTCTCGCTCCGATCCATCGATGTGCTGCATGACTACTTCGTCCCCCAGTTCCGAGCCAAAATGGACGGTGTGCCGGGAATGACCACCTATTTCTGGTTCATCCCCACCAAAGTCGGCACGTACGAGGCCATGTGCGCCGAGCTGTGCGGCACCGGGCACTACACCATGCGTGGCGCTGTCGTGGTGGAGGAAGAGGCCGCCTATCAGGAATGGCTGAAGAAGCAGCCGACCTTCAAGCAAGTGGCTGACCGCGCCGCGAAGCGACGCGGCCAATCTGATCTAGCCTCGGGAGAGAAGATGCCGGCTTTCACCAAATGA
- a CDS encoding OFA family MFS transporter has product MASTASLEDAGAPLFSRERIIAKPGFNRWLVPPAALCIHLCIGMAYGFSVFWKPLQAALLGADGKPLPECSQGAVTFAEKSLGTLTALTATDCNWSQFDLGWMYTFFFVLLGVSAATWGGWLERVGPRKAAFVSALCWCGGLLLAAVGVYIHQLWLMWIGAGVIGGIGLGLGYISPVSTLIKWFPDRRGMATGMAIMGFGGGAMIGSPLATILMNGFKDGAYSAGGFTLPWAGFRTATDVGVWQTFVALAGIYFIFMMVGVFGYRLPPAGWKPQGWTPPVNGNRMITSNNVHLKDAHKTPQFWLLWIILCMNVSAGIGIIGAASPMLQETFAGALVDNPALGYLDLKKDIALAAAAASVGAGFVGLISLFNIFGRIGWASSSDRLGRKQTYFIFFVLGAAMYVLASFAADWKILALFVACFCVIASMYGGGFATIPAYLADMFGTQFVGAIHGRLLTAWSTAGIVGPVIVNYMHDTRQAEGIAPDQIYGPIFYILAGLLVVGFIANLLVRPVNPKWHMSEGDLAAEHAKHVPTSSNAATSSDGGIGMGGVDFKSTLFWLFVGIPLAWGIWNTVEKALVLFH; this is encoded by the coding sequence ATGGCCAGCACTGCAAGCCTGGAGGACGCCGGCGCGCCGCTCTTCTCCAGAGAGCGCATCATCGCCAAACCGGGCTTCAATCGCTGGCTCGTTCCGCCTGCCGCCCTCTGCATCCATCTGTGCATCGGCATGGCCTACGGCTTCTCGGTGTTCTGGAAGCCGCTGCAGGCGGCGCTGCTGGGCGCCGACGGCAAGCCGCTGCCCGAGTGCTCGCAGGGCGCCGTCACCTTTGCCGAGAAATCGCTCGGCACGCTCACCGCCCTTACGGCCACCGACTGCAATTGGAGCCAGTTCGACCTCGGCTGGATGTACACGTTCTTCTTCGTGCTGCTCGGCGTCTCGGCCGCCACCTGGGGCGGCTGGCTTGAGCGCGTCGGTCCGCGCAAGGCGGCGTTCGTCTCGGCGTTGTGTTGGTGTGGCGGCCTGCTGCTCGCCGCCGTCGGCGTTTACATCCACCAGCTATGGCTGATGTGGATCGGCGCCGGTGTCATCGGCGGCATCGGTCTCGGGCTCGGCTACATCTCGCCCGTCTCCACCCTCATCAAATGGTTTCCCGACCGCCGTGGCATGGCGACCGGTATGGCCATCATGGGGTTCGGCGGCGGCGCTATGATCGGTTCGCCGCTCGCCACCATCCTGATGAACGGCTTCAAGGACGGGGCTTATTCGGCCGGTGGGTTCACACTGCCGTGGGCCGGCTTCCGCACCGCGACCGACGTCGGCGTGTGGCAAACGTTCGTCGCCCTCGCCGGCATCTATTTCATATTCATGATGGTCGGCGTGTTTGGCTACCGCCTGCCGCCGGCCGGCTGGAAGCCGCAAGGCTGGACGCCACCGGTCAATGGAAACCGGATGATCACCTCCAACAACGTGCACCTCAAGGATGCACACAAGACGCCGCAGTTCTGGTTGCTGTGGATCATTCTATGCATGAACGTGTCGGCCGGTATCGGCATTATCGGCGCCGCCTCGCCCATGTTGCAGGAGACGTTCGCCGGCGCGCTCGTCGACAATCCGGCGCTCGGCTACCTCGATCTAAAGAAGGACATTGCACTCGCCGCCGCTGCCGCCAGCGTCGGCGCCGGCTTCGTCGGGCTCATCTCGCTGTTCAACATCTTCGGCCGCATCGGTTGGGCGTCGTCTTCCGACCGGCTCGGGCGCAAGCAGACCTACTTCATCTTTTTCGTGCTCGGCGCCGCCATGTACGTGCTCGCTTCCTTTGCGGCAGATTGGAAGATCCTCGCCCTGTTCGTCGCCTGCTTCTGCGTCATCGCCTCGATGTACGGCGGCGGCTTCGCGACTATCCCTGCCTACCTCGCCGACATGTTTGGCACGCAGTTCGTCGGTGCCATTCACGGACGCCTGCTGACGGCTTGGTCGACGGCCGGCATCGTCGGCCCGGTGATCGTCAACTACATGCACGACACGCGCCAGGCCGAGGGCATCGCGCCCGACCAGATCTACGGGCCGATCTTCTACATTCTCGCTGGTCTCTTGGTCGTAGGCTTCATCGCCAATCTGCTCGTGCGCCCGGTCAATCCGAAGTGGCATATGAGCGAAGGCGACCTCGCGGCCGAGCACGCCAAGCACGTCCCGACGAGCAGCAATGCTGCGACGTCGTCAGACGGTGGCATCGGCATGGGTGGCGTCGACTTCAAATCGACGCTGTTCTGGCTGTTCGTCGGCATCCCGCTGGCGTGGGGGATCTGGAACACAGTCGAGAAGGCGCTGGTGCTCTTCCACTAG
- a CDS encoding cytochrome c oxidase subunit 3 family protein, which produces MRFFGHLTEKPWLPAQGRIDDLHDGAAFSLPKAELALRIFLAVVTVLFMLLTIAYAERMVAESWRPAPPLRLLWLNTGMLVLASAAFQWAKIGVDRAESSPLSRPREMEHVKWGLIAAGVFGSAFLGGQMVAWWQLNSMPSFDITHPAVAFFCLITGLHALHMLGGLVAWGGTATRLSDDVDLARLRLSVRLCAIYWHYLLAVWLVLFGLLFSGDENLGFLLAICGLK; this is translated from the coding sequence GTGAGGTTCTTCGGACACCTGACGGAAAAGCCCTGGCTCCCCGCGCAGGGTCGCATCGACGACCTCCACGATGGGGCCGCCTTCTCGCTGCCCAAAGCGGAATTGGCTCTGCGGATCTTCCTTGCCGTGGTGACGGTGTTGTTCATGCTTCTGACCATCGCGTACGCGGAACGCATGGTCGCTGAGAGCTGGCGGCCGGCACCGCCGCTGCGGCTCTTGTGGCTCAACACTGGGATGCTCGTCCTAGCCAGCGCAGCGTTCCAATGGGCAAAGATCGGGGTGGACCGGGCGGAAAGCTCGCCTCTGTCCCGACCGCGAGAAATGGAGCACGTCAAGTGGGGGCTGATTGCTGCCGGCGTGTTCGGCTCGGCATTCCTCGGCGGGCAGATGGTCGCCTGGTGGCAACTCAACTCAATGCCTTCGTTCGACATCACTCATCCGGCGGTCGCCTTCTTCTGTTTGATCACCGGGCTGCATGCGTTGCACATGCTGGGCGGCCTGGTGGCGTGGGGAGGAACTGCGACCCGGCTGAGCGATGATGTCGATCTAGCTCGGCTGCGCCTGAGCGTAAGGCTGTGCGCGATCTACTGGCACTACTTGCTGGCGGTATGGCTGGTTCTATTTGGCCTGCTGTTCTCGGGGGATGAAAATTTGGGGTTCTTGTTGGCAATTTGCGGGCTCAAATAG
- a CDS encoding ETC complex I subunit — protein sequence MVARIFKPARTAMQSGEGRTKEWVLEFAPASPREIEPLMGWTATRDMSAEVQLAFDSKEEAIAYAEREGIAYQLLEPSPRKMIRKSYADNFKYGRIGRWTH from the coding sequence ATGGTTGCGCGTATCTTTAAGCCGGCGAGAACGGCGATGCAGTCGGGCGAAGGGCGCACCAAGGAGTGGGTGCTCGAGTTCGCCCCTGCAAGCCCGCGCGAGATCGAGCCGCTGATGGGTTGGACCGCGACGCGCGACATGAGTGCGGAGGTGCAGCTCGCATTCGATTCCAAGGAGGAGGCGATCGCCTACGCCGAGCGCGAGGGCATCGCCTACCAGCTGCTCGAGCCATCGCCGCGCAAGATGATCCGCAAATCCTACGCCGACAATTTCAAGTACGGTCGCATCGGGCGCTGGACCCACTAG
- a CDS encoding cbb3-type cytochrome c oxidase subunit I — protein sequence MTDIAPGAVDFVPPAEVGEAELYHPKSWVTKYVFSQDAKVIAIQYSFTALGIGLVALVLSWVMRLQLGFPHVFQLIDPADYYQFITMHGMIMVIYLLTALFLGGFGNYLIPLMVGARDMVFPYVNMLSYWLYLLAVLVLVGSFFMPGGPTGAGWTLYPPQAILSGTPGYEWGIIFMLVSLAIFIVGFTMGGLNYVVTVLQGRTRGMTLMRMPLTIWGIFMATVLALLAFPALFVGAVMMLLDRTLGTSFFMPSIVEMGGHLEYGGGSPILFQHLFWFFGHPEVYIVALPAFGIVSDLISCHARKNIFGYRMMVWALVAIGALSFVVWAHHMYVSGMNPYFGFFFATTTLIIAIPTAIKVYNWILTLWRGDIHLTPPMLFALGFIVTFVNGGITGLFLGNAVVDVPLSDTMFVVAHFHMVMGVAPIFVIFGAIYHWYPLITGRMLNETMGKVHFWVSFLGAYAIFFPMHYLGFLGVPRRYFEMGDVAIYPPSAATLNEFITVAALTVGAAQILFLYNLVWSYFNGQRAQHNPWHATSLEWQTAQLPPGHGNFGKELPVVYRWAYDYSVPGVVEDYIPQNLPPNEIKYVDQKAGVHEGVGA from the coding sequence ATGACCGATATCGCGCCGGGCGCAGTTGACTTCGTTCCACCTGCAGAAGTCGGAGAGGCCGAGCTTTATCATCCGAAGAGCTGGGTGACGAAGTATGTCTTCAGCCAGGACGCGAAGGTCATCGCCATTCAATACTCATTTACCGCCCTCGGCATCGGGCTGGTAGCGCTGGTGTTGTCATGGGTGATGCGGCTGCAATTGGGTTTCCCGCACGTATTCCAGCTGATCGATCCCGCCGACTACTACCAGTTCATCACCATGCACGGCATGATCATGGTGATCTACCTTCTCACCGCACTGTTCCTCGGCGGCTTCGGCAATTACCTGATCCCGTTGATGGTGGGGGCCCGCGATATGGTGTTCCCCTATGTCAATATGCTGAGCTATTGGCTCTACCTGCTCGCCGTGCTCGTGCTGGTCGGCAGCTTCTTCATGCCAGGCGGCCCGACGGGCGCCGGTTGGACGCTGTATCCTCCACAGGCAATTCTCTCCGGCACTCCGGGTTACGAGTGGGGCATCATTTTCATGCTCGTCTCCCTGGCGATATTCATCGTCGGCTTCACCATGGGCGGTTTGAATTATGTGGTGACGGTCTTGCAGGGGCGAACGCGCGGAATGACGCTGATGCGTATGCCCCTCACGATCTGGGGCATCTTCATGGCGACGGTGCTCGCGCTGTTGGCGTTCCCCGCTCTCTTCGTCGGCGCCGTAATGATGCTGCTCGACCGTACGCTGGGTACCAGCTTCTTCATGCCGTCCATCGTCGAAATGGGCGGCCACCTTGAATATGGAGGAGGCAGCCCGATCCTGTTCCAGCACCTCTTCTGGTTCTTTGGCCATCCCGAGGTCTACATCGTAGCCTTGCCGGCCTTCGGGATCGTGTCGGACTTGATCAGCTGTCACGCGCGCAAAAACATCTTCGGCTATCGGATGATGGTCTGGGCGCTGGTAGCCATCGGCGCGCTCAGCTTCGTCGTGTGGGCGCACCACATGTATGTCAGCGGCATGAATCCCTACTTCGGATTCTTCTTCGCCACGACGACTCTCATCATCGCGATCCCTACCGCCATCAAGGTCTACAACTGGATACTAACCCTGTGGCGGGGAGACATTCATCTCACGCCGCCGATGCTGTTCGCCCTCGGCTTCATCGTTACGTTTGTGAACGGAGGGATCACCGGGCTATTCCTCGGCAATGCCGTGGTCGATGTTCCGCTTTCCGACACGATGTTCGTCGTTGCCCACTTCCACATGGTGATGGGCGTGGCGCCGATCTTTGTCATCTTCGGAGCGATCTACCATTGGTATCCGCTGATCACCGGCCGAATGCTCAACGAGACAATGGGCAAGGTGCACTTCTGGGTTTCGTTCCTAGGGGCCTACGCAATCTTTTTCCCCATGCACTATCTCGGGTTCCTCGGCGTGCCGCGGCGGTATTTCGAGATGGGCGACGTGGCAATCTATCCGCCGTCGGCTGCGACCTTGAATGAATTTATCACCGTGGCAGCGTTGACCGTTGGCGCCGCCCAGATCTTGTTCCTCTACAATCTGGTGTGGAGCTACTTCAACGGACAACGCGCCCAGCACAACCCCTGGCACGCCACCTCACTCGAGTGGCAGACGGCCCAGTTGCCGCCAGGGCATGGCAATTTCGGCAAGGAGCTGCCTGTGGTCTATCGCTGGGCCTATGACTACAGCGTGCCGGGTGTCGTCGAGGACTACATCCCGCAGAATCTTCCGCCCAACGAAATAAAGTACGTCGACCAAAAGGCGGGTGTGCACGAAGGAGTCGGCGCGTGA
- a CDS encoding heme-copper oxidase subunit III family protein, with product MTDVAVTNTGHSSLQGVRSIAADWSSDQRAFKNVPWGKAMMWIFLLSDTFVFSVFLIGYMTVRMSTTVPWPNPSEVFALEIGGQHIPLILIAIMTFVLISSSGTMAMAVNCGYRRYRRATAILLVVTALLGATFVSMQAFEWTKLISEGVRPWANPWGAPQFGSTFFMITGFHGTHVTIGVIFLLIVARKVWRGDYDRGAPGFFTSRKGNYESVEIMGLYWHFVDLVWVFIFALFYLW from the coding sequence ATGACAGATGTCGCCGTGACAAATACCGGACATTCGTCGCTGCAAGGCGTGCGGAGCATCGCTGCGGATTGGTCGTCTGACCAGAGGGCGTTCAAGAACGTTCCCTGGGGCAAGGCGATGATGTGGATCTTCCTCCTCAGCGACACATTCGTCTTCAGCGTCTTCCTGATCGGCTACATGACGGTGCGAATGTCGACGACGGTGCCGTGGCCCAATCCGAGCGAGGTCTTTGCGCTGGAGATCGGGGGCCAGCACATTCCGCTCATCCTGATAGCGATCATGACCTTCGTTCTGATCAGCTCGAGCGGCACGATGGCCATGGCTGTCAATTGCGGCTACCGGCGCTACCGGCGCGCAACCGCGATTTTGTTGGTGGTTACTGCGCTGCTCGGCGCCACATTCGTCAGCATGCAGGCATTCGAGTGGACCAAGCTGATCAGCGAAGGCGTACGACCCTGGGCTAACCCGTGGGGTGCGCCGCAATTTGGATCGACGTTTTTCATGATCACGGGGTTCCACGGCACCCACGTCACGATCGGCGTTATTTTCCTTCTCATCGTTGCCCGCAAGGTCTGGCGGGGAGACTACGATCGGGGAGCGCCGGGCTTCTTCACGAGCAGGAAGGGCAATTACGAGAGCGTCGAAATCATGGGCCTATATTGGCATTTCGTCGATCTCGTGTGGGTCTTCATCTTCGCACTTTTCTATCTTTGGTAG
- a CDS encoding methyltransferase, TIGR04325 family: protein MPASYVAALKAAATPMLLGLARAPFRANETSYAAESLAEVVYRKTRALDRRSIPNMPGAERTLLAASLAAARCAARPLRVIDLGGACGVHYAVAQLLKFPLRWAVVESPAMATRAADLASDELNFFSDIRTANDWLGGVDLLFSSGTLQYMSKPIEALSLTLSLSPPVVVWTRMALVEDGRSVTKTQKSWLSENGHGSMPPGLKDGMVSYPITKLPRSDFLRAHADYELLVEFGAPSAGFIFVRRDN from the coding sequence ATGCCGGCCAGTTATGTGGCTGCCCTCAAAGCTGCAGCAACGCCAATGCTCCTTGGACTTGCACGAGCGCCATTTCGTGCGAACGAAACAAGCTACGCGGCGGAAAGCTTAGCAGAAGTTGTCTACCGTAAAACACGGGCGTTGGACCGCAGATCTATCCCAAATATGCCGGGGGCTGAGCGAACGCTGCTTGCGGCATCACTTGCAGCCGCTAGATGCGCCGCGCGTCCGCTTCGCGTTATCGATTTGGGTGGGGCTTGCGGCGTCCACTACGCTGTCGCGCAACTGCTGAAATTTCCCCTTCGTTGGGCAGTGGTCGAATCGCCGGCGATGGCTACTCGCGCTGCTGATCTTGCCAGCGACGAGTTGAACTTTTTCTCCGATATACGAACTGCCAACGATTGGCTGGGTGGTGTCGATCTCCTATTCTCATCGGGTACGCTCCAATACATGAGCAAGCCAATAGAAGCGCTTTCGCTCACGCTGTCCTTATCGCCTCCCGTTGTCGTTTGGACGCGAATGGCCCTCGTGGAGGATGGTCGGTCTGTGACTAAGACGCAGAAATCGTGGCTTTCTGAAAACGGTCATGGCTCAATGCCGCCCGGACTGAAGGATGGGATGGTTAGTTATCCAATCACCAAACTCCCGCGTTCCGATTTCTTGCGAGCCCACGCGGACTACGAACTACTCGTGGAATTCGGTGCTCCGTCCGCGGGATTCATATTTGTGCGCCGTGATAACTGA
- a CDS encoding cytochrome C oxidase subunit IV family protein — protein sequence MAQAQAHVGSAAPTVDHEGQEHPIKLYLVVWGWLFVLSTFSYLVDYFHLQGYLRWSLILLFMILKAGLIVAIFMHMAWERLALTYAILLPPVLVLVFVAIMVFESEYVHALRTMAFGGP from the coding sequence ATGGCACAGGCACAGGCACACGTCGGTTCCGCAGCCCCCACTGTGGACCACGAGGGACAAGAGCATCCGATCAAGCTCTATCTCGTGGTGTGGGGATGGCTGTTCGTGCTCAGCACGTTCTCCTACCTCGTCGACTATTTTCATTTGCAGGGCTATCTCCGATGGTCTCTCATTCTCTTATTCATGATTCTGAAGGCCGGACTGATCGTGGCCATCTTCATGCACATGGCCTGGGAGCGACTGGCGCTAACGTACGCCATTCTGCTTCCGCCAGTTTTGGTGCTGGTGTTCGTGGCGATTATGGTGTTCGAGTCAGAATATGTGCATGCGCTGCGCACGATGGCTTTCGGCGGCCCATAG
- a CDS encoding glycosyltransferase family 25 protein produces MPSRLRGRPRGHVTASPIRSPRARQQCYLDTLAACLNAGFWCRQVELLRMLVESASKVMADFACAFEGPGDAPSRKLLPRIPVFYINRSVDTERRAAITGYLRLAQLPAERVTGVEGTAVPSHFRPMFFTGERLHSTLRPGEVGCYASHLTVMQLIVDRDLPYALVLEDDAGLPVDLHARLADVLDNLPADWDFVHVSRDSNRAIKPIAELDDGRRIVRYSRVPEVTTGYLVSRAGARKFLRPMKRYWPIDTDFRQPWLFGLEIYGVAPSLISAGESLGSVIHDLGNHSRQRRGLPIPSRHCWTGNPLHTPEGVVFNFRKLGPSTWARCNAYNSMRRIVAALKLRPLLRWLQLEGTGSRLVGSLAPIRFDRH; encoded by the coding sequence TTGCCATCCCGGCTGAGGGGCAGGCCGCGGGGGCATGTCACCGCGTCGCCAATTCGCTCGCCGAGGGCCCGTCAGCAATGCTACCTGGATACACTGGCGGCGTGTCTGAACGCCGGTTTTTGGTGCCGCCAAGTGGAGTTGCTGCGCATGCTCGTTGAATCCGCGTCGAAAGTGATGGCGGACTTCGCGTGCGCGTTCGAAGGGCCGGGCGATGCGCCCAGCCGCAAACTGCTTCCACGCATCCCCGTCTTTTACATCAACCGGTCGGTCGACACCGAGCGCCGCGCCGCGATTACCGGCTACCTGCGGCTTGCGCAACTCCCGGCCGAACGCGTCACCGGCGTCGAGGGGACTGCCGTTCCTTCGCACTTCCGGCCGATGTTCTTCACGGGCGAGCGGCTGCACTCGACACTGCGCCCGGGCGAAGTGGGCTGCTATGCCAGCCACCTCACGGTCATGCAGCTGATCGTCGACCGCGATTTGCCCTATGCGCTCGTACTCGAAGACGATGCCGGCCTGCCTGTCGACTTGCATGCCCGCCTCGCCGATGTGCTGGACAACCTGCCAGCCGACTGGGATTTCGTGCACGTGTCGAGGGACAGCAACCGTGCGATCAAGCCGATTGCCGAGCTCGACGACGGCCGGCGCATCGTTCGCTATTCGCGCGTGCCCGAGGTCACCACCGGCTATCTCGTCAGCCGCGCGGGCGCCCGCAAGTTTCTCCGCCCGATGAAGCGGTACTGGCCGATCGACACCGATTTCCGCCAGCCCTGGCTGTTCGGGCTCGAGATCTACGGCGTCGCGCCAAGCTTGATCAGTGCCGGCGAGTCACTCGGCTCGGTCATTCACGATCTCGGCAATCATTCGCGCCAACGCCGCGGCCTGCCGATCCCCTCGCGCCACTGCTGGACGGGAAACCCATTGCATACGCCGGAGGGCGTCGTCTTCAATTTCCGCAAGTTGGGCCCTTCGACCTGGGCGCGTTGCAATGCTTACAACTCCATGCGCCGCATTGTTGCAGCATTGAAGCTGCGGCCGCTCCTGCGCTGGCTGCAGCTCGAAGGTACGGGTTCGCGCCTTGTGGGCAGCCTCGCCCCCATCCGATTCGACCGACACTAG
- a CDS encoding tyrosine phosphatase family protein, whose protein sequence is MQVRRSASVHVCALRHIPEVLNNSGARHLISAINAELAPATPTGLMPERHLRLDMHDIQDVRDGATAPAEEHVGQLIDFVQSWDREAPLLIHCYAGLSRSTAAAFIALCALNPNAPERAIALALRRASDTAVPNRRFVALADAFLKREGRMLAALDGMGANRIAAECVPFFVDGRHAPLSTDRAA, encoded by the coding sequence ATGCAGGTTAGACGGTCCGCCTCAGTCCACGTCTGCGCGCTGAGGCATATCCCGGAGGTCCTGAACAACAGCGGCGCGCGCCACCTGATCAGCGCTATCAACGCCGAGCTAGCACCCGCAACACCGACCGGCCTGATGCCCGAGCGGCATTTGCGACTCGACATGCACGACATCCAGGATGTTCGCGATGGCGCCACGGCCCCGGCCGAGGAGCACGTCGGCCAGCTCATCGACTTCGTCCAAAGTTGGGATCGCGAAGCCCCGTTGCTGATCCACTGCTATGCGGGCCTGAGCCGCTCGACGGCCGCCGCGTTCATCGCCCTGTGCGCACTCAACCCGAATGCGCCAGAGCGGGCGATCGCCCTGGCCCTGCGGCGTGCCTCCGACACGGCGGTGCCGAACCGGCGCTTCGTGGCGCTCGCCGATGCTTTCCTGAAGCGCGAGGGGCGGATGTTGGCGGCGCTCGACGGCATGGGCGCCAATCGCATCGCCGCCGAATGCGTGCCCTTCTTCGTCGACGGGCGCCACGCGCCGCTCAGCACGGACCGCGCCGCCTAG
- a CDS encoding DUF2189 domain-containing protein, whose product MMRVLEQAVAKIEGLPEERQRAAAEALETIAAQTRVEAHNQPGVDLRWPASAIWRPGEPAINVIGLADLRDALHKGIEDFKAIPSHAVFLLLIYPVVGVILFRLSFGYDILPLVFPLIAGFSLVGPLAAVGLYELSRRREQGLDSSAWHALDVLRSPSIGAITRLGLAYMAIFFAWMFAAQLIYDRIFGGAVPNSVGEFVTQVLTTPAGRQLIIVGNGVGFLFALVVLVTGVVSFPMLVDRNVSAATAVRTSVRAVLENPTTMAIWGLFVAGALILGALPLFFGLAIVFPVLGHSTWHLYRKVVGR is encoded by the coding sequence ATGATGAGGGTCCTCGAACAAGCCGTCGCCAAGATCGAGGGGTTGCCGGAAGAGCGGCAGCGCGCTGCTGCCGAAGCCCTCGAGACGATAGCGGCGCAGACACGCGTCGAGGCGCACAACCAGCCGGGCGTCGACTTGCGATGGCCTGCCTCTGCAATATGGAGGCCCGGCGAGCCGGCAATTAACGTGATCGGGTTGGCGGACTTGAGAGATGCGCTGCATAAGGGCATCGAAGATTTCAAGGCGATTCCCAGCCACGCGGTCTTCCTTCTCCTAATCTATCCCGTTGTCGGTGTCATTCTGTTCAGGCTCTCGTTTGGATACGATATCCTGCCGCTGGTCTTCCCGCTCATTGCCGGATTCTCCCTGGTCGGACCGTTGGCAGCCGTCGGCCTTTATGAGCTGAGCCGCCGCCGTGAACAGGGTCTCGACTCCTCGGCGTGGCACGCTCTCGACGTTCTTCGGTCTCCGTCGATCGGCGCCATCACGCGGTTGGGCCTGGCATACATGGCAATCTTCTTCGCTTGGATGTTCGCCGCCCAACTCATTTACGACCGGATTTTCGGAGGCGCCGTGCCAAACTCCGTCGGGGAGTTCGTCACGCAGGTACTGACGACGCCGGCCGGCAGGCAGCTGATCATCGTGGGCAACGGCGTGGGCTTCCTTTTTGCGCTCGTAGTTCTGGTAACCGGCGTGGTGTCCTTCCCGATGCTCGTCGATCGCAATGTTAGTGCCGCGACAGCCGTGCGGACGTCGGTTCGCGCCGTGCTCGAAAATCCGACGACGATGGCGATATGGGGCCTCTTTGTTGCGGGTGCTCTCATCCTCGGGGCCTTACCCCTCTTCTTCGGCCTCGCCATCGTTTTTCCGGTGCTCGGCCATTCGACGTGGCATCTCTATCGCAAGGTAGTGGGGCGCTGA